One window from the genome of Thermodesulfovibrionales bacterium encodes:
- the larE gene encoding ATP-dependent sacrificial sulfur transferase LarE, translated as MQDEINISFIKDDHLIKKFKNLLDILKEIESAILAFSGGVDSSFLLKALKLSGIRFIAVTSVSDTMPEEDLLIARRLAEELQINHILIEGRELLDEAFIKNDRRRCFYCKSSLFRELMEIKERHGYNFILDGSTMDDLSDYRPGLEAAKMLGIRSPLIEAGLYKEEIRTLSRGLGLSTWNRPSSPCLSSRIPYGTRITPERLKRIGQAERVLKALGFQVVRVRDYWPVAMIEITQGEFINMLEKRDEVIRGIKLAGYTTVGIDLEGYRQGKLNE; from the coding sequence ATGCAAGATGAGATAAATATCAGCTTCATTAAAGATGACCATCTAATAAAGAAATTTAAAAATCTTCTCGATATCCTTAAAGAGATCGAGAGCGCTATCCTCGCCTTTTCAGGCGGAGTGGACAGTAGCTTTCTTCTTAAGGCTTTAAAACTTTCAGGGATAAGATTTATTGCTGTTACCTCTGTATCTGATACCATGCCTGAAGAAGACCTCCTTATAGCCAGAAGGCTTGCAGAAGAACTTCAGATAAACCATATCCTGATTGAAGGCAGAGAGCTTTTAGATGAAGCATTCATTAAGAATGACAGAAGGAGATGCTTTTACTGCAAAAGCTCTCTCTTCAGAGAACTGATGGAGATCAAGGAAAGGCATGGATATAATTTTATCCTTGATGGTAGCACAATGGATGATCTTTCTGATTACAGGCCAGGACTTGAAGCAGCTAAGATGCTCGGTATAAGGAGTCCTTTAATAGAGGCAGGGCTTTATAAGGAAGAGATAAGAACCCTCAGCAGAGGACTCGGCCTTTCTACATGGAATAGACCTTCATCACCCTGTCTTTCATCAAGGATTCCCTACGGAACAAGGATAACACCTGAGAGACTTAAAAGAATAGGCCAGGCCGAAAGGGTCTTAAAGGCCTTGGGTTTTCAGGTAGTGAGGGTAAGGGATTACTGGCCAGTGGCAATGATAGAAATAACACAAGGAGAATTCATCAATATGCTTGAAAAAAGAGATGAGGTTATAAGAGGTATTAAATTAGCTGGATACACCACAGTAGGCATTGACCTCGAAGGTTACAGACAGGGCAAATTGAATGAATGA
- a CDS encoding Rne/Rng family ribonuclease, translating into MQNEILINSTKEEIRVALLEGGQIVEFYVERRRGASLVGNIYKGRIVKVLPGMQSAFVDIGLERAAFLYVGDIVIMDEVSTQFSELMNHEATQGHIEGTTQLNAQEGIYIKPQKASIDELIQEGQELLVQVAKDPIGTKGARVTAHITIPGRYVVFMPTIDHIGVSRRITDESERSRLKEIAERIKPKNGGIIVRTASEGCTEEELKRDLEFLLMLWDNILKKRDSQGAPLLLYSDLDLVLRTVRDMMGQNIERMIIDSEEDYNRVMDFVSLYFPKLKDKIELYDGQEPLFDAFGVEVDISRAMGRKVWLKSGGYIVIDQTEAMTVIDVNTGKFVGKESLEETVLKTNLEAVKEIAYQIRLRNLGGIIIIDFIDMEKPENRQKVFNAFVEMLKKDRVKSTILNISELGLIQMTRKRVRESITRILCEPCPYCDGRGYVKTPRTVCYEVFRKIRKIRPYMSTKLIVKVNPLVAELLTDEERQGVEELENIFNIKIVVQEDSRFHQEHFEIIQI; encoded by the coding sequence ATGCAGAATGAGATACTCATAAATTCTACAAAGGAGGAGATACGGGTTGCCCTTCTTGAAGGAGGTCAGATTGTTGAATTTTATGTTGAAAGAAGAAGAGGTGCGAGTCTCGTTGGTAATATTTATAAGGGAAGGATAGTAAAGGTATTACCTGGGATGCAATCTGCCTTTGTGGATATAGGACTTGAAAGAGCAGCCTTTCTGTATGTTGGAGATATAGTGATAATGGATGAAGTATCCACCCAGTTCAGTGAGCTTATGAATCATGAAGCTACACAGGGACACATAGAAGGCACAACCCAACTAAATGCACAGGAGGGTATCTACATAAAACCCCAGAAGGCATCCATCGATGAACTTATACAGGAAGGCCAGGAATTGCTTGTTCAGGTTGCAAAGGATCCCATAGGCACAAAAGGAGCGAGGGTAACAGCCCACATCACCATACCTGGAAGGTATGTTGTCTTTATGCCCACTATTGATCATATTGGTGTTTCAAGAAGGATTACTGATGAGTCAGAGAGGTCGAGACTGAAAGAGATTGCAGAAAGAATTAAGCCAAAAAATGGTGGAATAATTGTTAGAACAGCTTCCGAAGGATGCACTGAGGAAGAACTCAAAAGGGACCTTGAGTTCCTGCTAATGCTCTGGGACAATATACTCAAAAAGAGAGATTCCCAGGGAGCTCCCTTACTCCTTTACAGTGACCTTGACCTTGTGCTGAGAACTGTCAGGGACATGATGGGACAGAACATAGAAAGGATGATCATAGATTCAGAAGAGGATTATAACAGAGTAATGGATTTTGTCTCACTCTATTTTCCAAAACTTAAAGACAAAATAGAGCTTTATGACGGCCAGGAACCGCTTTTTGATGCCTTTGGTGTTGAGGTTGATATATCAAGGGCAATGGGTAGAAAGGTATGGCTCAAATCAGGCGGTTATATTGTTATTGACCAGACAGAGGCAATGACAGTTATAGATGTAAACACAGGAAAGTTCGTTGGAAAGGAATCCCTTGAGGAAACAGTACTCAAGACTAATCTTGAAGCAGTGAAAGAGATAGCCTATCAGATAAGATTGCGGAATCTCGGCGGAATAATAATCATTGATTTTATAGATATGGAAAAGCCTGAAAACAGGCAGAAGGTATTTAATGCCTTTGTAGAGATGCTAAAAAAAGACAGGGTCAAGAGTACAATACTGAACATTTCCGAACTCGGACTTATTCAGATGACCAGAAAAAGGGTAAGGGAGAGCATTACCCGCATACTCTGTGAACCCTGTCCTTATTGCGACGGCAGGGGATATGTGAAGACACCACGGACAGTATGTTATGAAGTATTCAGAAAGATAAGGAAGATCAGACCTTATATGTCAACAAAGTTGATAGTAAAGGTTAATCCACTTGTGGCAGAGCTATTAACTGATGAGGAAAGACAGGGCGTTGAGGAACTTGAAAACATTTTCAATATTAAGATTGTTGTGCAGGAAGATAGCAGATTCCATCAGGAGCATTTTGAGATAATCCAGATTTAA
- a CDS encoding TIGR03960 family B12-binding radical SAM protein, translated as MNLLRFQKPSRYINREWNSLYRYGEIKVALAFPDVYEIGMSHLGLRILYDILNSIEGVSAERVFAPWPDMEDYLRKNGIPLSSLESKRPLKEFDIIGFSLQYELSITTVLRMLDLSGIPVLREERRGLPIVIAGGPCTVNPAPYNRFFDALFIGEAEHSIKELVTTFKEWKINGDGQRESLLKAISQIEGFYVPGINSSARRVFIDDLNNAPYPVRPVIAHQAVHDRLNIEISRGCPKGCRFCQAGMIYRPVRERSVERILEIAEKSLSFTGYEEVSFTSLSAGDYSQLFILFQEFTRRFGRNHVALSLPSLRVGALRKEILRLLKSERKTGFTIAPEAGTERLRAVINKDFSDEDYERALRELFEEGWLNLKLYFMIGLPKETMEDLEGIIKMSLKALSTAKRFTRRFVNISVSISPFIPKPHTPFQWLGQLGLDELKERNNYLKERLKKKGINYREHNPEMSLVEAIISRGDEKIGELIFNVWRLGAGLEAWSEFFDFTKWIEAMHITGIDGIAVATSHYGPEKEFPWDRIDTGIEKSFLLKEYKKALEEKKTPGCDRLCSACGIESAFRCQTLKQKSFSALQTPYSTVHIPSYTLNSPDFSISSSPSMLRIRAEFSKTGELKYLSHLEMLRLIERALRRAKIPLIYTEGFHPAPKISFGPALPVGVEGLREYFDMIVDSCIINLDEQSGKTEQLISREKDSFSKKCSALIKHCSIINSLLPEGIKVNKLFIVPMKIPSLSSFIKGYEYIVKTSSSELRLRLREGLEKTLINELKEFNLLDDGFRLFLVESEQRKIKILELLKTILDKGMNTQDLYNIEIIRTGIFGFINDIPVRPDEMILE; from the coding sequence ATGAACCTTCTCAGATTTCAAAAACCCAGCAGGTACATAAACAGGGAATGGAACAGCCTTTACAGGTATGGAGAAATAAAAGTAGCCCTTGCCTTCCCAGATGTTTATGAAATAGGCATGTCCCATCTTGGATTAAGGATTCTTTATGACATTCTTAATTCGATTGAAGGAGTCTCAGCAGAACGGGTATTTGCTCCATGGCCAGATATGGAGGATTATTTAAGGAAAAATGGTATTCCGCTCTCAAGCCTCGAAAGCAAAAGACCTCTTAAAGAGTTTGATATAATTGGTTTTAGCCTCCAGTATGAGCTGTCAATCACCACTGTTCTTAGAATGCTAGACCTCAGCGGTATCCCGGTGCTCAGAGAAGAAAGAAGAGGACTTCCAATAGTTATTGCTGGAGGACCCTGTACTGTAAACCCTGCTCCCTATAACCGCTTCTTTGATGCCCTTTTCATAGGAGAGGCAGAGCACTCAATAAAAGAACTCGTGACAACTTTTAAGGAATGGAAAATAAATGGCGATGGGCAAAGAGAGAGTCTCTTAAAAGCAATCTCTCAGATAGAAGGTTTCTATGTCCCTGGAATCAATTCTTCCGCAAGAAGGGTTTTTATAGATGACCTTAACAATGCTCCCTACCCTGTAAGACCGGTAATAGCCCATCAGGCAGTTCATGACAGGCTAAATATTGAGATATCAAGAGGATGTCCTAAAGGTTGCAGGTTCTGTCAGGCAGGAATGATCTACAGACCTGTAAGGGAAAGAAGTGTAGAGAGGATCCTCGAGATAGCTGAAAAAAGTCTTTCCTTTACAGGCTACGAAGAGGTGTCTTTCACCTCTCTGAGCGCCGGAGATTACAGTCAACTTTTTATCCTTTTTCAGGAATTTACCAGGAGATTTGGTAGAAATCATGTTGCCCTTTCCCTTCCATCCTTAAGGGTTGGTGCTTTGAGAAAAGAGATATTAAGGTTATTAAAATCAGAGAGAAAGACGGGCTTCACAATTGCTCCAGAGGCAGGCACAGAAAGACTCAGGGCTGTTATTAATAAAGATTTCAGTGATGAGGATTACGAAAGGGCACTTAGAGAGCTCTTTGAAGAAGGATGGCTGAACCTTAAACTTTACTTTATGATAGGACTTCCAAAAGAAACCATGGAAGATCTCGAGGGAATTATAAAAATGTCCCTTAAAGCCCTTAGCACCGCAAAGAGATTCACAAGGAGGTTTGTAAACATAAGTGTGAGCATTTCTCCTTTTATACCTAAACCGCATACACCCTTCCAGTGGCTTGGCCAGCTCGGACTTGATGAACTGAAGGAAAGGAATAATTATCTGAAAGAAAGATTGAAGAAAAAGGGTATTAATTACAGGGAGCACAATCCTGAGATGAGCCTTGTTGAGGCTATTATATCAAGGGGTGACGAGAAGATCGGGGAGCTTATATTTAATGTCTGGAGACTCGGAGCAGGTCTTGAGGCATGGAGTGAATTCTTCGATTTTACAAAATGGATTGAGGCAATGCATATTACCGGAATAGATGGTATAGCTGTGGCAACATCACATTATGGACCAGAAAAAGAGTTTCCATGGGATAGGATAGATACAGGTATAGAAAAAAGCTTTCTTTTGAAAGAATATAAAAAGGCACTAGAGGAAAAAAAGACACCAGGATGTGACAGGCTCTGTTCTGCCTGCGGTATAGAGTCAGCATTCAGATGTCAGACCTTGAAGCAAAAATCTTTCTCAGCGCTTCAGACTCCTTACTCTACTGTTCACATTCCAAGCTACACTCTCAATTCTCCAGACTTCAGCATTTCTTCTTCACCCTCCATGCTCAGGATACGTGCCGAGTTTTCAAAAACTGGTGAGCTTAAGTACCTAAGTCATTTAGAAATGCTCAGGCTTATTGAAAGGGCTTTGAGAAGAGCAAAAATACCACTTATTTATACAGAGGGATTTCATCCAGCTCCAAAGATATCCTTTGGTCCAGCACTGCCAGTGGGTGTGGAAGGCTTAAGAGAATACTTTGACATGATTGTGGATTCCTGTATAATTAATTTAGATGAGCAGAGCGGAAAAACAGAGCAGCTAATAAGCAGAGAAAAAGATTCTTTCTCAAAAAAATGCTCTGCTCTAATTAAACATTGCTCAATTATAAACAGCCTTCTTCCTGAGGGAATAAAGGTGAATAAACTTTTTATTGTTCCAATGAAGATACCATCCTTAAGCTCTTTTATAAAGGGATATGAATATATTGTGAAAACCTCTTCTTCAGAATTGAGATTAAGACTCAGGGAGGGTCTTGAAAAAACCCTAATCAATGAACTCAAAGAATTCAATCTGTTAGACGATGGATTTAGACTTTTTCTTGTGGAAAGTGAACAGAGGAAGATAAAGATATTAGAATTATTAAAAACCATTCTTGATAAAGGAATGAATACGCAAGACCTTTACAATATTGAGATTATAAGAACAGGAATTTTTGGATTTATAAATGACATACCTGTAAGACCTGATGAAATGATATTAGAATAA
- a CDS encoding heavy-metal-associated domain-containing protein, giving the protein MKRLLLNVQKEFCEECSIALRRFIGRMPGVESIETESGRIEIKFNDSLIKEEELLKLTKDSIEKLGYKLNEDNA; this is encoded by the coding sequence ATGAAAAGGTTACTGCTCAATGTTCAGAAGGAATTCTGCGAGGAATGTTCTATTGCTCTGAGAAGATTCATAGGAAGAATGCCTGGAGTAGAATCAATAGAGACAGAGAGCGGAAGGATAGAGATAAAATTTAATGATTCTTTGATAAAGGAAGAGGAACTTCTTAAACTAACAAAGGATAGCATAGAGAAACTAGGATATAAGTTAAATGAAGACAACGCTTGA
- a CDS encoding ARMT1-like domain-containing protein produces MKTTLDCFPCFLKQTVIALKLSQADEALQKEVLYAVSDEIKLTDLSKPPAWTTTFIHKRIREILKRDPFREVKREYNQIALSLYPELRSMVERSSDPLWTATRLAIAGNVIDFGIYTAIDIESTIHKAINGGLAIDHFDLFRKEVSSAREILYLLDNAGEIVFDRILIEVLKSMGKKTIAVVKAAPVLNDCTITDAEETGLSRLTDIMDNGSDAIGTILEFCSPAFRKTFEKTPLIISKGQGNFETLNASIVNREIKSKNIFFLFQSKCEVVSKALGLPVGSMILSSSQISA; encoded by the coding sequence ATGAAGACAACGCTTGATTGTTTTCCCTGCTTCCTTAAGCAGACAGTTATAGCCCTTAAACTTTCTCAGGCAGATGAAGCCCTCCAGAAGGAGGTCCTTTATGCTGTAAGTGATGAAATAAAGCTTACTGATCTTTCAAAACCACCTGCATGGACAACCACATTCATTCATAAAAGAATTAGAGAGATATTAAAAAGAGATCCATTCAGGGAAGTAAAAAGGGAGTATAATCAGATAGCCCTTTCCCTTTATCCTGAACTCAGAAGCATGGTTGAGAGAAGCAGCGATCCCCTATGGACCGCAACCAGGCTGGCAATAGCCGGTAATGTTATTGATTTTGGAATCTATACCGCTATTGATATCGAGAGCACAATACATAAGGCAATAAATGGAGGACTTGCCATTGACCATTTTGATTTATTCAGAAAGGAGGTCTCCTCAGCAAGGGAAATCCTTTATCTTCTTGACAATGCTGGTGAGATAGTTTTTGACAGAATTTTAATAGAGGTTCTCAAGAGCATGGGTAAGAAGACAATAGCAGTTGTAAAGGCAGCTCCTGTGCTTAATGATTGTACAATCACTGATGCTGAGGAGACCGGACTGAGCAGATTAACAGACATTATGGACAATGGTTCAGATGCCATAGGCACAATACTGGAATTCTGTTCTCCTGCCTTCAGGAAGACCTTTGAGAAAACACCACTCATTATCAGTAAAGGCCAGGGCAACTTTGAAACCCTGAATGCCTCTATTGTTAACAGAGAAATAAAATCAAAAAATATATTCTTTCTCTTTCAGTCTAAATGTGAGGTTGTCTCAAAGGCACTTGGACTGCCAGTGGGCTCTATGATTCTCTCCTCCTCTCAGATCTCTGCCTAA
- a CDS encoding RNA-binding protein has protein sequence MSNKLFVGNVSFRASEDDLKDLFTKAGEVLSAKLVKDPATGRSKGFGFVEMANSADADKAIQMFNGSNFMERNLVVDKAKPRQPQRGSRNLRQRSERRRES, from the coding sequence GTGAGTAACAAGCTGTTCGTAGGAAATGTATCTTTCAGGGCTTCAGAGGATGACCTCAAGGACCTTTTTACAAAGGCAGGAGAGGTTTTATCTGCTAAGCTCGTGAAAGACCCGGCAACGGGAAGATCAAAGGGTTTTGGCTTTGTGGAGATGGCAAATTCAGCAGATGCTGACAAAGCCATTCAGATGTTCAATGGCAGCAATTTCATGGAAAGGAACCTTGTTGTTGATAAGGCTAAACCCCGCCAGCCCCAGAGAGGTTCAAGGAACCTTAGGCAGAGATCTGAGAGGAGGAGAGAATCATAG
- a CDS encoding L-threonylcarbamoyladenylate synthase, with protein sequence MEVIKIKETGMEYAIEKAFSCLKNSGIIAYPTETIYGLGALYDHKDAIDRIIRLKGRPETKGILLVAGSIHSVMEIVEDIPYQLMKLAEKFWPGPLTIVFKAKPFISELLTGGTGKIAIRIPGQSFALELVRKKGLIITSTSANPSGLPPATDSEEIKKYFPEGIDLLIDGGRIYGKPSTIVDFEEGRIKILREGAIPKEAIEQFNV encoded by the coding sequence ATGGAAGTTATAAAAATTAAAGAAACAGGCATGGAATATGCTATTGAAAAAGCCTTCAGCTGTCTTAAGAATTCAGGAATCATCGCTTATCCAACTGAGACAATTTATGGTCTGGGAGCTCTATATGATCATAAAGATGCTATAGATAGAATAATTAGACTCAAAGGCAGACCAGAGACAAAGGGAATTTTGCTTGTTGCAGGTTCTATTCATAGCGTCATGGAGATAGTGGAAGACATTCCTTATCAGTTAATGAAGCTTGCTGAAAAGTTCTGGCCCGGACCATTAACCATTGTTTTTAAGGCAAAACCCTTCATTTCAGAATTGTTAACAGGTGGAACGGGAAAGATAGCAATAAGAATACCAGGTCAATCCTTTGCCCTTGAGCTTGTCAGAAAAAAGGGACTCATCATAACCTCTACAAGTGCAAATCCCTCAGGATTACCTCCTGCAACTGATTCAGAAGAGATAAAAAAATATTTTCCAGAAGGTATAGATCTTCTTATTGATGGAGGCAGGATATACGGTAAACCTTCAACCATTGTGGATTTTGAAGAGGGCAGGATTAAAATTCTCAGAGAAGGAGCCATACCTAAAGAAGCGATCGAGCAGTTTAATGTATAA